A single Tachypleus tridentatus isolate NWPU-2018 chromosome 9, ASM421037v1, whole genome shotgun sequence DNA region contains:
- the LOC143226507 gene encoding muscle LIM protein 1-like: MPFKPVEQPKCPKCSKSVYAAEEMLAAGQKWHKNCFKCGLCHKSLDSTNATEHGGELYCKQCYGRKFGPKGYGFGGGAGTLSMDTGAHLGNTETSMSNKPSDPYYG; this comes from the exons ATGCCTTTCAAGCCTGTAGAACAACCTAAGTGTCCAAAATGCAGCAAGTCCGTGTACGCTGCTGAGGAAATGTTGGCAGCTGGCCAAAAGTGGCACAAGAATTGTTTCAAGTGTG GCCTTTGCCACAAAAGTTTGGACAGTACAAATGCCACAGAACACGGAGGCGAGTTGTACTGCAAGCAGTGTTATGGCAGAAAATTTGGGCCTAAAGGATACGGTTTTGGTGGAGGAGCCGGCACTCTTAGCATGGACACAGGAGCACATCTAGGCAATACGGAAACCTCAATGAG cAACAAACCAAGCGACCCATACTACGGTTAA